The sequence GCGCGTGCTTCGTACGCGGCGGGCGAGCGGCAGCAGAACGAGAAGGCTGCCGAGGCCTACGGGGGCCCGGGCGCCTTCGACCCGGCCGCCACCCGGGCGGCCATGGCCCGCGTGGCGTGCGAGGTCCTGGTCCTGGCCGGAGAGGTGGACGGCAACCCGCCGCCGGCCCTCGCGGCCCGGATCGCGGTGCTCTTCCCGAAGGGGTCGGCCGAGGTCCAGCCGGCGGCCGGGCACTTCCCGTGGCTGGACGACGCCGCCTGGTTCGCGGCCCGGGTGGAGCGCTTCCTGGCCACGGGAGCCTAGGGGGTGTCCCCGGAAAGGCCCACCGGCCTTTCCGGCCGCAGCGCTAGGAGGCCGGTGAGGCGAGTGGGGCCGGTGGGGCCCGGTGAGGGCCGGGCCCCGTCGCGGTGTCAGCGGGCCGTGTCCGCCTCCGTCGCCACCGTCTTTGCCCAGCGGTAGTCCGCCTTCCCGCTCGGGGAGCGCTGGATGGCGGGCGCGATCACCAGCTGCCGGGGGATCTTGTAGCCCGCCAGCCGGGTGCGGCAGTGGCTCTGGATCTCGTCCAGCGTCGGAGCCGGCGCGCCCGCGCGGACCTGCACCACCGCGGCCACGTGACTGCCCCAGGTGGGGTCCGCGACACCGGCGACCAGCGCGTCGTACACGTCCGGATGCGACTTCAGCGCCTGCTCGACCTCCTCCGGGTACACCTTCTCGCCGCCCGTGTTGATGCACTGCGAACCGCGGCCGAGGACCGTGACGATGCCCTCCTCGTCGACGGTCGCCATGTCCCCCAGCAGTACCCAGCGCTCCGCGCCCTTCTGGAAGAAGGTCTCCGCGGTCTTGGCCGGGTCGTTGTAGTAGCCGAGCGGTACGTGGCCGCGCTGCGCCAGACGCCCGGGTTCGCCCACGGCGACGGGCTCGTGCGTCACCGGGTCGACCACCTGCGTACGGTCGTTGACCTCGAGCCGGAAGCCCTTCTCCGGGCTGGAGTCGTCCGTCGCCCTGCCGTTCGATCCGGACTCCGACGATCCGAAGTTGTTCAGGAGCAGCACGTTCGGGACGAGCCGCTGGAACTCGGCCCGCACCGTCTCCGACATGATCGCGCCGGAGGAGGAGACGCTGAACAGCGAGGACAGGTCCGTCCCCTTGAGCGGTCCGTTCAGTGCGTCGATGAGGGGCCTGAGCATCGCGTCGCCCACCAGGGACACGCTCGACACCTTCTCCTTCTCGATGGTGCGGAGCACCTCCTCGGGCGCGTACTTGCGGTGGATGACGACCCGCTGGCCGTAGTTGAAGGCGATGAACGAGGTCAGCGTCGACGTGCCGTGCATCAGCGGGGGAGCCGGGAAGAAGGTGAGACCGGCCCCGCGCGCCGCGACCCGCTCGGCCAGCTCCTCGGGCCGTTTCACCGGCTCTCCCGAGGGCTCGCCGCCGAACAGCCCGGCGAAGAACAGGTCCTCGGCCCGCCACATGACGCCCTTGGGCATGCCGGTCGTGCCGCCGGTGTAGATGATGAACAGGTCGTCGGGGCTGCGGGGCGGGAAGCCGCGGCCGGGTGAACCGGCCGCCTCGGCGTCCTCGAACGCGACCGGCGCCGGCGAGGGCTCGGGGGCATCCTCCGGGGCCGCGCCGACCCGGATCAGGTGGCGGAGCTTCGTCGTCTGCGGCAGCGCGGCGGCGACCCGCTCGGTGAACTCGCCCTCGAAGACCAGCGCGGCGAGGTCGGCGTCGTTGTAGAGGTAGACCAGCTCCTCCTCGACGTACCGGTAGTTGACGTTCACCGGCACCAGCCGGGCCTTCAGGCAGGCCAGGACGGTCTGCAGGTACTCGATCCCGTTGTAGAGGTGCAGCCCCAGGTGCTCACCGGGCTTCAGCCCGCGGTCCAGCAGGTGGTGCGCGATCCGGTTCGCCGCCGCGTCCAGTTCCGCGTACGTCAGGCGGCGCTCGGCGCCGGTCCCGGGGTGGTCCACGTACACGAGGGCCTCGCGGTCCGGGACCACGTCCACGACCGACTCGAACAGATCGGCAAGGTTGTACTCCACCGTTCCTCCTGACCGCGGGAGTTCCCATGGCTGGCCCCATGGCTGGTCTGCTCGGCGGTCATTAGAGCGCCGCCGAACCGAACTGGGAAGGGAGCCGTCCAAGAAAACTGACTGGGTGTCAGAAAACTATTGAACTGCACTCTCCCCTCCTGCAACCTGTTCTAGGTCTTGAGACGGGAGGACGGCAATGGGTGGGACAGAACACCTGACCGTGGAACGGCACGGCGCCACGCTGGTGCTCACCATGAACAGGCCAGAGGCGAAGAACGCGCTCTCGCTGCCGCTGCTGGTGGGCCTGTACGACGGCTGGCTGGAGGCGGACGCCGACGACACGGTCCGCTCGGTCGTCCTGACCGGTGCGGGCGGGGACTTCTGCGCCGGCATGGACCTCAAGGCGCTGGCCGGGAAGGGCATGGCGGGCGACCAGTACCGGGACCGGCTGAGGTCCGACCCCGACCTGCACTGGAAGGCGATGCTCCGCCACCACCGGCCGCGCAAGCCGGTGATCGCGGCGGTGGAGGGGTACTGCGTGGCCGGCGGGACCGAGATCCTCCAGGGAACCGACATCCGGGTCGCGGGCGAGGGCGCCACCTTCGGGCTGTTCGAGGTCAAGCGGGGGCTCTTCCCGATCGGCGGCTCCACGGTGCGGCTGCCGCGCCAGATCCCGCGCACGCACGCGCTGGAGATGCTGCTGACCGGGCGCCCGTACTCCGCCGGGGAGGCGGCGCGGATCGGCCTGGTCGGGCAGGTGGTGCCCGACGGGACGGCGCTGGACAAGGCCCTCGGGATCGCCGAGCAGATCAACGCGTGCGGGCCGCTCGCCGTGGAGGCCGTCAAGGCGTCCGTCTACGCGACCGCCGAGATGACGGAGACGGAGGGGCTGGCCGCGGAACTCGTCCGCGGGTGGCCGGTCTTCGACACGGCGGACGCGAAGGAGGGGGCGCGAGCCTTTGCGGAGAAGAGGCCGGCGGTGTATCGGCGGGAGTAGGCCGGTGCGGTGTGCTGGGGCCGGGCCTTGTCAGTGCTGGGCAGGGCGGGGGCTGTGGTGCCGGTCCGGACGTGGGTGCGGCGCCGTTGCCGGGGCTCTGCCCCGGACCCCGCGCCTCAAACGCCGGCGGGGCTGGATTTGGGGCGCTGCTCCGGACCCCGCGCAAACGCCGGTGGGGCTGGAATTGGGGCTCCGCCCCGGGCCCCGTGCTTCGGACGTCGGTGGGGCTGGATCTGGCCCCACGCAGACCTTGTTACCCCTTCCCGTTCTGAACATCGGAGAGCCGCTCATGACAGCCGCCGCGTCCCCGCCCGAAGTGCTTCGGGCGCCCCTCGTCGTCGAGTTTCCCTTCACCCGGTCCCTCGGGCCCGTGCAGAGTGCCTTTCTGACCGGCCTGCGCGAGGGCGTCGTGCTCGGGGTCAGGACCTCCGACGGGAAGGTGATGGTCCCGCCCGCCGAGTACGACCCCGTCACCGCCGAGGAGATCCGCGAGCTCGTCGAGGTCGGTGCCACCGGTACCGTCACCACCTGGGCCTGGAACGGCCGGCCCCGCCCCCACCAGCCCCTCGGCACCCCCTTCGCCTGGGTACTGGTCCGGCTCGACGGCGCGGACACCGCCCTCCTGCACGCCCTCGACGTCCCCGGGCCCGAATCCGTGCGCACGGGCATGCGGGTGCGGGTGCGATGGGCCGCCGAATGGTCCGGGGCCATCACCGACATCGCCTGCTTCGAGCCCTACGACGGCCCGGCCGCCGGCCACGGCACCCCGCACGACGGCGTCTTCGCGGACGCCGTCACCGGCATCGTCGCCGAGGCCCGCCTGGACTACACCTACAGCCCCGGCCGCGCCCAGACCGCCTACATCAAAGGCCTGTCCGAGCGGAAGACCGTGGGCGAGCGCTGCCCCTCCTGCCACAAGGTGTACGTCCCCCCGCGCGGCGCCTGCCCCACCTGCGGGGTCGCCACCACCGACCAGGTCGAGGTCGGCCCGGCCGGCACGGTCACCACGTACTGCATCGTCAACATCAAGGCCCGCAACCTCGACATCGAGGTCCCCTACGTCTACGCCCACATCGCCCTCGACGGCGCCGGGCTCGCCCTGCACGGCCGGATCGGCGGCATCCCCTACGACCAGGTCCGCATGGGCCTGCGCGTCGAACCCGTCTGGACCGAAGGCGGCCGATACCCCGACCACTACCGTCCCACCGGCGAGCCGGACGCGGACTACGACGCGTACAAGGAGCTCATCTGATGCCGCCGACGCACAGGTACGCACGCGACGTGGCCGTCGTCGCCTTCGCGCAGAGCGACCACCTGCGCCACACCGACGAGCTCAGCGAAGTCGAGATGGTCATGCCGGTGCTCCACCAGGTGCTGGCGCAGACCGGGCTGAAGGCCAAGGAGATCGGCTTCACCTGCTCCGGCTCCAGCGACTACCTCGCGGGCCGGGCCTTCTCCTTCACCATGACCCTCGACGGGGTCGGCGCCTGGCCGCCGATCTCCGAGTCGCACGTCGAGATGGACGGCGCCTGGGCCCTCTACGAGGCCTGGGTCAAGATCCAGACCGGTGAGGCCGACACCGCGCTCGTCTATTCGTACGGGAAGTCCTCCCCGGGGTCGGTACGCGACGTACTGACCCGCCAGCTCGACCCGTACTACCTCGCCCCGCTCT comes from Streptomyces sp. NBC_01408 and encodes:
- a CDS encoding acyl-CoA synthetase; this encodes MEYNLADLFESVVDVVPDREALVYVDHPGTGAERRLTYAELDAAANRIAHHLLDRGLKPGEHLGLHLYNGIEYLQTVLACLKARLVPVNVNYRYVEEELVYLYNDADLAALVFEGEFTERVAAALPQTTKLRHLIRVGAAPEDAPEPSPAPVAFEDAEAAGSPGRGFPPRSPDDLFIIYTGGTTGMPKGVMWRAEDLFFAGLFGGEPSGEPVKRPEELAERVAARGAGLTFFPAPPLMHGTSTLTSFIAFNYGQRVVIHRKYAPEEVLRTIEKEKVSSVSLVGDAMLRPLIDALNGPLKGTDLSSLFSVSSSGAIMSETVRAEFQRLVPNVLLLNNFGSSESGSNGRATDDSSPEKGFRLEVNDRTQVVDPVTHEPVAVGEPGRLAQRGHVPLGYYNDPAKTAETFFQKGAERWVLLGDMATVDEEGIVTVLGRGSQCINTGGEKVYPEEVEQALKSHPDVYDALVAGVADPTWGSHVAAVVQVRAGAPAPTLDEIQSHCRTRLAGYKIPRQLVIAPAIQRSPSGKADYRWAKTVATEADTAR
- a CDS encoding crotonase/enoyl-CoA hydratase family protein codes for the protein MGGTEHLTVERHGATLVLTMNRPEAKNALSLPLLVGLYDGWLEADADDTVRSVVLTGAGGDFCAGMDLKALAGKGMAGDQYRDRLRSDPDLHWKAMLRHHRPRKPVIAAVEGYCVAGGTEILQGTDIRVAGEGATFGLFEVKRGLFPIGGSTVRLPRQIPRTHALEMLLTGRPYSAGEAARIGLVGQVVPDGTALDKALGIAEQINACGPLAVEAVKASVYATAEMTETEGLAAELVRGWPVFDTADAKEGARAFAEKRPAVYRRE
- a CDS encoding Zn-ribbon domain-containing OB-fold protein, giving the protein MTAAASPPEVLRAPLVVEFPFTRSLGPVQSAFLTGLREGVVLGVRTSDGKVMVPPAEYDPVTAEEIRELVEVGATGTVTTWAWNGRPRPHQPLGTPFAWVLVRLDGADTALLHALDVPGPESVRTGMRVRVRWAAEWSGAITDIACFEPYDGPAAGHGTPHDGVFADAVTGIVAEARLDYTYSPGRAQTAYIKGLSERKTVGERCPSCHKVYVPPRGACPTCGVATTDQVEVGPAGTVTTYCIVNIKARNLDIEVPYVYAHIALDGAGLALHGRIGGIPYDQVRMGLRVEPVWTEGGRYPDHYRPTGEPDADYDAYKELI